A genome region from Natranaeroarchaeum sulfidigenes includes the following:
- a CDS encoding aldo/keto reductase has translation MQTLPDIGLGTFQNTYRDECVESVVTALDEGYRHIDTAQVYDTEPFVGEAIESSSVDREDIFVATKIWNENLGYDDVLDSFDESLDRLGLEEVDLLYAHWPAGAYDAEETLSAFDELYDAGKIRNVGVSNFTKPLLDEAIDQLDAPLYANQIEVHPLCQQRELVEYCKSNDIEVVAYSPLARGRVIDIPELRDIGETRECTAAQVSLAWLREQDITPIPMAQTKRFIKENYESLEVKLTDEDHQTIATLDEGRRTIDPEYAPW, from the coding sequence ATGCAGACGTTGCCAGACATAGGGCTAGGTACGTTCCAGAACACGTATCGTGACGAATGTGTAGAGAGCGTCGTAACTGCACTCGACGAAGGATACCGCCATATCGATACGGCGCAGGTTTACGACACTGAACCGTTCGTCGGTGAAGCCATCGAATCATCGTCAGTTGATCGCGAAGACATCTTTGTTGCAACGAAGATCTGGAACGAGAACCTAGGATATGACGATGTACTGGATTCGTTTGACGAAAGCCTTGATCGGCTTGGACTTGAGGAGGTGGACCTGCTGTACGCCCACTGGCCAGCGGGTGCTTATGACGCCGAAGAAACACTATCGGCGTTCGATGAACTGTACGACGCCGGCAAGATCAGAAACGTTGGTGTGTCTAATTTCACGAAGCCCCTGCTGGATGAGGCAATCGATCAGCTAGACGCACCCCTGTATGCGAATCAAATCGAAGTGCATCCTCTCTGCCAGCAACGCGAGCTCGTCGAATACTGCAAGAGTAACGATATCGAAGTCGTGGCGTACTCACCGCTGGCTCGCGGGCGGGTCATCGATATTCCGGAGCTACGAGATATTGGGGAGACCCGCGAGTGTACAGCGGCGCAAGTGAGCCTCGCCTGGTTGCGGGAGCAGGATATCACCCCGATTCCGATGGCACAGACAAAACGGTTCATCAAGGAGAACTACGAGTCACTGGAGGTGAAATTGACGGACGAAGATCATCAAACAATCGCAACACTGGATGAGGGTCGTCGAACCATCGACCCCGAGTACGCTCCATGGTAG